tctcaaaatcaccgacactacaaaacatcaaccttgctgacataaataacttttacaactaggtcgacatcaaaaccctaatacttactacatagatcatcatagatctttacaactcattacatatcatcatagggatcattacaatcaattacaaatcaatatcggtctttgaatgatcataaatcatcacaacaagttgatctggtacaaagtcaaacccttagcacattccgctaagcactttgcacattgcCAAGAAATTCGTtctccaaacacgccaaaacatctttcaactcatcacgcggtttgtgttgtgttatcatcaacatgtgaacttgatgtagattattgccaaaccaaaaatcattacccgttaagagaattatttaccggtccttaaaccctgacaaaacttcattagaaattcaaAAAATGCCTTCCAATAGCCATCATAGGATGCGGTTCcgattacatactcaaatccatcataaaagcttatgtatcaaaccacaagtcaccaaacatcaccaatcacctgattccataaaaaaatatatgcttaaccggttaaggtcttaattCGTAGTCTTATCGGTAAACtctgtcaaactgtcaaactcttactccGGTAGAcaaaatcacttagccaacaagtcaaacACCAAAAAACCAATCGTAAACATCAGTTGAAcctggttgctatcaatgacaatataaataactgatcatgtcatcttcctctactggtatagtcatccaccatcatctcatcttcattagTTATGCTAGACATGCCAACAAGAAATACAATGATTAACTCAAATTCTTATTTGAATAAATAAGGCCTTAACATTTTCAGTTGGTGGTGTTTTTGCAATGTGTAAAATTATGTGATGTTTTTTCTTTATCATGATTCAACTGCATATTATAAATCAGGCAAAAACTTGAAAATAAACACTCATAAAGGCAATCTTGTAAACAAGTAGTTATTGATTGGTAGGTCTGTAATCTAATCTGAAACCCATACCTAGATTCTCACACAAGGAATATGACGCAATCCATAATAAAAATTCTCCTTAATATAGAAGACCAACACCTAAGTCACACAAGCAATCTCCAAAGTCTCAATGAGAAAAGAAGCCTGGACTAAGTCAAACAAAGACTCTAAAGCATTGTAGTGCTTTATCAAGGATCTACGTGATACTTATGCGAGATGAATGAAACCAAACTAGAAGAAAAGAGCATCTAAAAACTATGGAAATCATCAACAAATGGATATATTTCTGACCAACGTTTAGAAATTACAAATTTTAGCATGCAATAGAAGGATTTTCGACATCCTAAAAAAATGGAAAATTCTCCGAAGTTAAAGAAGTGCTTTAACTACCATAATAACATATACTGGCTATCAGGCATTGGATCCAAGATAACTTCATCTAATGCACAAAAATGCAAAACATATGATTGAATTTAGAAGTACTATTTCAAAAGTCAAAGTCATTGATTTAAGTGGAAGGATACATTTTTTTGTGCCATGCAAGTATTGAAAAAATTCAAGTCAAGGTAAACTGTGAGACGATATAGCTATTTGCAAAACGAAGTTCTTTGTCATTTATTCAACACAATCTTCTAAAATTTTAGCTATTTTGCACAATCTCTTGCCTTGTGACTTGGTCTTTAATGTGCAGGGGCAGGTATAATAGCATGAAATTGTGACGACAAGGGCAGGTATAATAGCATGAAATTGTGACGAAATAGGTTTGTGAAGAAGAATGTGATAAGTTTAACATATGAAGATGGTCCAATCTCTACTATTCACTCTATGTGAGAACAATTAAGCAACCATTGCATGTACAACGTCAACAGTGGCTGGCATCGATTTAATACTAAATAATTCTATTAGGAAAATTGTCACAAAAATAATCTAAACAAAAATTTAAAACCATCAAATAAACATAAAATTCATTTCATAGTTCAAAATGTCTCTACATATGAGGAAGCAAAGAGGGATCTAACACTACTTGTTACAAAATGAACAATATCATATATGAAGATAGTCATAGATAATACCATATAAccaatttcatttatttaattgataacaACATAATTGttttcaaataaaattaaacacaaaaaaaatgatCTGAACAAGTACATATTACAAAAAATAAATCGTTGGAAACATGGCAAATGACTTATTCGCACAAATAATGTTGTGCTCTCAACGACGATGATGAAGAAAATGTGCAGAGGTTATACAAAACCCTAACAAAgcaggtttaaaaaaaaaataaaaatggaatgAATCAAAACTACTCTCCCAATAGCTGCTGCTACAAAATATAGCAAATCAGCTAATAACAGTAAAAAAATAGCAATGTAGTAAAACAAATGTACATGAGACTACAAATGTTAGCATTTCAACTCTTTTAGGtgattcaaacaaatgcaattgtaTAAATTATAAGGTATACAGTTCCTAATTAAAACCATTTATTTCATTTACTAGAAAATCTCTAAGAAATGACACATTTACATATGTGAATACATAAACAATAGCCTCCccacatgaaaacaaattttttaaatttccataatatgctaaaatatatataaatatttttcaagAAACTAGTGATTTAAAAGTTTTTTATCAACTTCTTTcaatcacaatatatttttctgtaataaacattctaaaatatatataaatattttttaagaaacTAGTGATTTAAAAGTTTTTCATATACTACTTTCAATccctatatatatttttgtttagtGTTTATTACCTTATCATCATTGTTGCGAAGAATGTATCGCCACACTTGAATGGTGGCACCAAAGCCACACAAATCATGGGCAAGACTTTTATTTAGGGTTTCCCAAACCCTAGAGAAAAACACACCTGCTTATTTTTATTAGGGCTTATtgatttgattattatttttaagCATTAAAAACATCCCCCAAAAAACATGAAAGCAAAGAAGTGTAACgatctaggggaagagcaccaatagttgaGCACCttaacttcgtgcttctcaaaatcttacgtggaaatttcaaatcactcctaattttttacagtagcttacttggcaagtcccttgcttataactaagctttcaacaccacatcatcaagtatggtgccacatcagcatgctttttgccaaggtgtccaaaacaacccaaaaaaatgtgagaccaataggtgtgcaaaagaggccccaatagttgtgcagctgatatgacatcacctgattggttactttttacaatattagtacatttcctaacaactattggtacatttctttacaactattggtacatttactaacaaaaattgacattttatgtttcaaacaataggttttatttgttcaatatttggaacaaaaggtatcaacaaccctcacaacaattggtaaatgctcaactactggtgctcttcccctataaaGTAAATAACGTCGCTGGTGATGAGGAATAATGGTAACTCACGTCTGTTAAGGGAGAGTTGACATATTTTGGTGAGATTAAGTGCGCAGGTAATGATTTCCTTGCATAATAATATGCATTCACCAAGTCTAAGGCTCCATAAACATACAAAATTAGACACTAACTTATTAGGTTTTAAATGGGAGAAGACAAAACAAATAACAAAAGGCAAAATCCCTAATATTGGTAGCAAAACCTAAACTCAGGTTGTACAAATTTTGGTCAAATCTGTATTTTTTGGACTGCTTGTGTTTGTTTGATTCAGTCCAAACTTTTTGAATTTTCATATGAATTTTGctaatgttttaaattttgaattttttaagctCCTCGTAAATTCAACTAAACCCTAACTGCTACTACAAACTCatgattctaaaaaaaaaatcctggaaaaataaaaataaaaataaaaataatacactATGTCAATGCTTCTATTACAGAAATCCTGCATGGAAatgccaaataaaaaataaaatcccgTACCAAATGTTTGAACCACTACAACCAACACTAAACAATTTGTAAAGGACAATataaaaagaacaagaaaaaaataaagataaacaaCTTGATTAGCCAAATACCTGTAATTGGAggccgaagctattctggctccaaaacagacctttcgtacaacatgATAGCGACGAGGTTGCAGAGAGAAATGTGTATTAACTATGCATTCAATGACATTAAACATCTCCACTGAGAGTCGTActtcaaaataaataataatgtcTAATATGCACCAATCATccttttataaatatttaatatgctccacttaaataatttttttttttaaatagataaaAATGAATTTTAGAGTTACACCaaccaatgaaaaaacaaataaatagtaatatttaaattatataaaatatgttTTTAAGTTTTAACTATATAAATGTGAGAAAAATATTTTAATCATTGAATGTGATTgcacaaaatatattgcattttgaatgaatgcaatagTAATCCTGCCTATCGGCAGGAACTAATAAAATCAACCTAGATTTAAAAGAGGGGAAAAATAAATTATACATTTCTAATTCCTCCCGCTAACAATTCAGGTAAATACAGTAAAACCCTAGTTTCAAAATTCGTTGCCTCGGTATATATATCTTCGGCTGAAAGCCCTGAACGCCTACGCCGGTATAAACCTCAGCTAACAATCATGTTTAAAATTTCATGACTGTATAGGTTAGTGCACTGGGTTCTGGTGGGCGAATGCAGATCAATGTGGGAATTGGGCTTAGACCCTATGCGCCTCTCCCATGTGAAGCTTTTGGCATTTGATCTCCATGCCCTGCAAAATCCTTCTTCATGGGGAGGCCCAGACACCTTCTGGAGAAAGGGGAGGCCTGTTAGAAATGTAGAGATGATGGGTGTGGTTGTTAGCAGGGAAAGAAAAGATAAGTTTCTTAAGTTTGAGGTAGATGATGGCACTGCTTGTGTTCCATGCATTCTCTGGCTCAACCATCTCACTTCCAGATATTATTCAAGGGTTCAGAAGCCTCATCTGGATTGTGTTGCCGCAATGGCTCTTGAACAAGACGAGGAGGTGCAGTTGGGTCGATTGGTGAGGTTGCAGGGCAGGGTTGCTGTTTACAACAAGCAATTGCAGGTATGGATTCTTTAAGCTCAATTGGCTTTTTTGGCTTGTTTTTAAAATTAGATATCTTAATTAAGAACGATGGCAACTTTTAATGTTACCGAAACTAAATTGCTTGCAAGATCTATTCAAGTTCGTAGACAAAGTATTTCCTGTTTAGCCTCACCGAAAAATGATTAGCAGTCGAAATTTTCTATAAGTATGAAATGGTAGCCCATGCTTTCAGTTGGAGGAACAATGAGTATATATATGGATTGAGAGGCAAATTTTAGGAAAAGCGGAGTGTCTGTATCTAAAACCATATATATGACATTTCCTACaatttatggaaattgttggtaaatattttttcaaaaatttgctGACTGGCAAACTTAACTTTTGAAAGTTTTGTTAAAAACTTAGCCATTTGAGGATAAATATtcacataaaaaaatacaaaacttcACTATCTTGTCTTCGAAATTTTCAATCTTAAATAACCTCTGGCTCTGAAACGACCTTTGTAGGAAGTAACAAATCATTAACACACTAATGAAATAATAGATAATTAGAACCAAAATAAAATTGAAAGAGAGGAATTTTAACTTCTTGGGTCTGTCTGTAGAACTTCTCAGAGTAACATGTCTACTTACTTTAGACAATTCCTTCTAGAAGTGTTTAAATTTAAAATGAATATGCCCGTGTTTTTTTTGGATTAGGATTTCATGAGCCAGGCTCTAATAGTAAATGTTTTTATATGTGGACTTAATATCATTATACAGAGAGTTTTCATATGACATAATTATATATTCTAGGATTTCATAAACCAGGCTCCAATAGTAAATATTGTTATGCAGCGGGTACTtttcatataatataattatttatgcTAAAGCATATATGTATTAGTAGTAAATACAATATGTTTTCCCTCTAAAACTGTCCTGATACACATGTTTTTCTATTTAAGGCAAAATGTGTCAAATGACTTTATTTTTAGGAATGAAAGTTTCCATCCCCTAAGATTTTTTTTTGATTGCAGATAACAGTGGAATCTGTACTGGTTGAGAGAGATCCCAATGCTGAGATTCATCACTGGATGGATTGCATTCGTCTTGCAGTGCGGTGTTACAACTTACCCGCTTCTTTTCCTCCTAAGCACAATGCTTTATGACCCAAATGGAATTTCAAAAATTAGACTTATCAGGTTGTCTCAGTATTTTAAAGATGGAGCCCTTTTTGCCAACCGGTTGCCTGTTTTCACCAAAATTTCAATAGTTAGACTTACCAATGTGTCATGATACTTTTTACAGAGTATTTTTCGCCGATTGAAAACATTTTCACAAATTTTTCAAAAACTAGTATTTCTTTGAGTTGCATTCACCATGATTTCAGTTGAAGCAACCAGAAGATAGGGCCAAATCCTGGAGTTGATCAGAAGGTAGGGCCAAAGGTTGAGAGCAGACAATTGGTTCCACAGGAGAAGAACATGTAGCTAGAGGAATCTTAGTAGGGACCTCAGAGCCCAACAAGGCCACACCAGAAGCAAGACAATCATCAGAATCCTGAGAAGAGCCATCATCATGAGAGATAGGATCCTCAACTATCATGTAATCTTCATTAGCCAAACAATTTTTCAAGAATTTGCTAATTGGCGAAACTAACTTTTGAAAGTTTTGTAAAAAAATTAGCCAGTTGAGGATAAATATGCTCATAAAAATTACAAACCTAACCATTTTGTCATC
The nucleotide sequence above comes from Cryptomeria japonica chromosome 11, Sugi_1.0, whole genome shotgun sequence. Encoded proteins:
- the LOC131066087 gene encoding CST complex subunit STN1 isoform X1, whose translation is MWELGLDPMRLSHVKLLAFDLHALQNPSSWGGPDTFWRKGRPVRNVEMMGVVVSRERKDKFLKFEVDDGTACVPCILWLNHLTSRYYSRVQKPHLDCVAAMALEQDEEVQLGRLVRLQGRVAVYNKQLQEMMNTGKRFELMHDGSDCNGSLGGLLEGSPGTCTSYDMVAFASSSIFCILISWVEEKGVGGFLYMIVSLDFSQYQTNPLQLHLLHLAHAFLH
- the LOC131066087 gene encoding CST complex subunit STN1 isoform X7, which translates into the protein MWELGLDPMRLSHVKLLAFDLHALQNPSSWGGPDTFWRKGRPVRNVEMMGVVVSRERKDKFLKFEVDDGTACVPCILWLNHLTSRYYSRVQKPHLDCVAAMALEQDEEVQLGRLVRLQGRVAVYNKQLQGHIQFQPDGDRVL
- the LOC131066087 gene encoding CST complex subunit STN1 isoform X2, which translates into the protein MWELGLDPMRLSHVKLLAFDLHALQNPSSWGGPDTFWRKGRPVRNVEMMGVVVSRERKDKFLKFEVDDGTACVPCILWLNHLTSRYYSRVQKPHLDCVAAMALEQDEEVQLGRLVRLQGRVAVYNKQLQITVESVLVERDPNAEIHHWMDCIRLAVRCYNLPASFPPKHNAL
- the LOC131066087 gene encoding CST complex subunit STN1 isoform X6, with product MWELGLDPMRLSHVKLLAFDLHALQNPSSWGGPDTFWRKGRPVRNVEMMGVVVSRERKDKFLKFEVDDGTACVPCILWLNHLTSRYYSRVQKPHLDCVAAMALEQDEEVQLGRLVRLQGRVAVYNKQLQVYAGANQHFGGRQGFL
- the LOC131066087 gene encoding CST complex subunit STN1 isoform X11, producing the protein MWELGLDPMRLSHVKLLAFDLHALQNPSSWGGPDTFWRKGRPVRNVEMMGVVVSRERKDKFLKFEVDDGTACVPCILWLNHLTSRYYSRVQKPHLDCVAAMALEQDEEVQLGRLVRLQGRVAVYNKQLQLV
- the LOC131066087 gene encoding CST complex subunit STN1 isoform X9, translating into MWELGLDPMRLSHVKLLAFDLHALQNPSSWGGPDTFWRKGRPVRNVEMMGVVVSRERKDKFLKFEVDDGTACVPCILWLNHLTSRYYSRVQKPHLDCVAAMALEQDEEVQLGRLVRLQGRVAVYNKQLQVMKEAR
- the LOC131066087 gene encoding CST complex subunit STN1 isoform X13, whose amino-acid sequence is MWELGLDPMRLSHVKLLAFDLHALQNPSSWGGPDTFWRKGRPVRNVEMMGVVVSRERKDKFLKFEVDDGTACVPCILWLNHLTSRYYSRVQKPHLDCVAAMALEQDEEVQLGRLVRLQGRVAVYNKQLQH
- the LOC131066087 gene encoding CST complex subunit STN1 isoform X10 — translated: MWELGLDPMRLSHVKLLAFDLHALQNPSSWGGPDTFWRKGRPVRNVEMMGVVVSRERKDKFLKFEVDDGTACVPCILWLNHLTSRYYSRVQKPHLDCVAAMALEQDEEVQLGRLVRLQGRVAVYNKQLQVYVE
- the LOC131066087 gene encoding CST complex subunit STN1 isoform X3, which gives rise to MWELGLDPMRLSHVKLLAFDLHALQNPSSWGGPDTFWRKGRPVRNVEMMGVVVSRERKDKFLKFEVDDGTACVPCILWLNHLTSRYYSRVQKPHLDCVAAMALEQDEEVQLGRLVRLQGRVAVYNKQLQLTVKSVLVERNPNAEIHHWMDCIYLAVHCYDLPASIPPKNNAL
- the LOC131066087 gene encoding CST complex subunit STN1 isoform X8 is translated as MWELGLDPMRLSHVKLLAFDLHALQNPSSWGGPDTFWRKGRPVRNVEMMGVVVSRERKDKFLKFEVDDGTACVPCILWLNHLTSRYYSRVQKPHLDCVAAMALEQDEEVQLGRLVRLQGRVAVYNKQLQVRPQKGNLVP
- the LOC131066087 gene encoding CST complex subunit STN1 isoform X12 — its product is MWELGLDPMRLSHVKLLAFDLHALQNPSSWGGPDTFWRKGRPVRNVEMMGVVVSRERKDKFLKFEVDDGTACVPCILWLNHLTSRYYSRVQKPHLDCVAAMALEQDEEVQLGRLVRLQGRVAVYNKQLQLR
- the LOC131066087 gene encoding CST complex subunit STN1 isoform X4 — its product is MWELGLDPMRLSHVKLLAFDLHALQNPSSWGGPDTFWRKGRPVRNVEMMGVVVSRERKDKFLKFEVDDGTACVPCILWLNHLTSRYYSRVQKPHLDCVAAMALEQDEEVQLGRLVRLQGRVAVYNKQLQVGPHPIPARWRSSFVNYSSGCLEGT
- the LOC131066087 gene encoding CST complex subunit STN1 isoform X5, with the translated sequence MWELGLDPMRLSHVKLLAFDLHALQNPSSWGGPDTFWRKGRPVRNVEMMGVVVSRERKDKFLKFEVDDGTACVPCILWLNHLTSRYYSRVQKPHLDCVAAMALEQDEEVQLGRLVRLQGRVAVYNKQLQVQTNILEGGRAFYKHIKFYERRDAY
- the LOC131066087 gene encoding CST complex subunit STN1 isoform X14; the protein is MWELGLDPMRLSHVKLLAFDLHALQNPSSWGGPDTFWRKGRPVRNVEMMGVVVSRERKDKFLKFEVDDGTACVPCILWLNHLTSRYYSRVQKPHLDCVAAMALEQDEEVQLGRLVRLQGRVAVYNKQLQ